AGGCGGTCAACGGCAGCAACAGTCATCATGTCATCGGCAAAGATGTGATCCCATTGCGAGAAAGGCTGATTAGCAGTAATGATGAGGCTTTTGCGTTCATAACGATGAGCAATCAGCTCAAACAGGACGGAAGTTTCAGCCTCAGATTTTTTGACATAGCCAAGATCATCAATAATGAGTAAATCAAAGCGGTCAAGTTTGGCAAGGATAGAGGCAAGCTGAAGTTGTAGTTTGGCTTGCTGTAGATGTTGTAGCAAAGCATAGGCCGAGAAGAACTTAACCCGTTTGCCCATTTCAATCATCGAGCGCCCGAGCGCAGCAGCAAGATGAGTTTTACCGACCCCGGAAGGTCCAAATAGCAAGCAGTTTTCGGCCCTATCCAACCAGGCCGTATCTTGTGCCAGTTGGATCAGTGGCGCTGATTTGAAAC
The sequence above is a segment of the Pseudanabaena sp. PCC 7367 genome. Coding sequences within it:
- the istB gene encoding IS21-like element helper ATPase IstB; translated protein: MEQKATQQHWAYDRFLLALCELELDYRQQNRIKRALAEAKLPTGKSFTSFDFEHCPSFKSAPLIQLAQDTAWLDRAENCLLFGPSGVGKTHLAAALGRSMIEMGKRVKFFSAYALLQHLQQAKLQLQLASILAKLDRFDLLIIDDLGYVKKSEAETSVLFELIAHRYERKSLIITANQPFSQWDHIFADDMMTVAAVDRLIHHALIVEIHADSFRKRNAVERSQK